The Candidatus Phaeomarinobacter ectocarpi genome includes a region encoding these proteins:
- a CDS encoding PepSY domain-containing protein — protein MWTTIKHKSAIALLRSGLAALLALSLFAALPAHADSHNGFLPLNDNVQSQERTNSSWRVVQNGDVLPLETVLGIARREIGGGELLEVDLNDRTGVYRLKLIRANDSVVDVIVDGKSGRVLRVHGR, from the coding sequence ATGTGGACAACGATCAAACATAAGTCAGCCATCGCGCTCCTCCGGTCAGGGCTTGCCGCTCTGCTGGCGCTGTCTTTGTTCGCGGCACTTCCCGCGCACGCCGACAGCCACAATGGCTTTCTTCCCCTCAACGACAATGTGCAGTCTCAGGAGCGCACGAACAGCTCGTGGCGCGTGGTGCAGAACGGTGACGTTCTGCCGCTTGAGACAGTTCTGGGTATCGCTCGCCGGGAAATTGGCGGCGGTGAACTGCTGGAAGTCGATCTCAACGATCGCACCGGTGTTTATCGCCTCAAGCTGATCCGTGCGAACGACTCTGTTGTTGATGTGATCGTTGATGGAAAATCCGGTCGTGTACTTCGTGTGCACGGCAGATAA
- a CDS encoding sensor histidine kinase, which yields MRPNSLAFRLVAGAAIWSLVILVGGGLLLASAFRESVESSFDARTDVLLGGLIADAEIGPEGRLVLRRRFTQARFERPFSGLYWQVTNASDGQVLLRSRSIWDQELPIPEATDEPGPRRGQAIGPEGQTLRIVARDVTLPGASREFTFIVAGAVDDIERETEAFNGTIAFAVGILLVGLIGALLIQVRYGLRPLRSVEEGLTDIRSGRAERLTGELPSEIAPLADEMNKLLDHNAQIVERARTHVGNLAHALKTPLSVLTNEAGSPHAAQPADAKMLGDTVRRQTDLMRRQVDHYLVRARAAASGSVLGARASVASVSDDLVRTLKRIHRDRDYHVTVECPEDLDFRGERQDLEELLGNLLDNAFKWADGRISVHAERIAEQVVITVEDDGPGLSEEERARVLKRGARLDESVPGSGLGLSIVEDVAGLYQGSFELDASPLGGVKARLSLPLAA from the coding sequence ATGCGGCCTAATTCACTCGCCTTCCGGCTGGTGGCGGGTGCCGCCATCTGGAGCCTGGTCATTCTGGTCGGCGGTGGCCTTCTACTCGCATCAGCTTTCCGCGAAAGTGTGGAAAGCAGCTTTGATGCCCGCACCGACGTGCTGCTTGGCGGGTTGATAGCAGATGCCGAAATCGGCCCTGAGGGCCGCTTGGTCCTGCGCAGGCGCTTCACGCAAGCCCGTTTTGAACGTCCTTTCTCCGGCCTGTATTGGCAGGTGACCAATGCTTCCGACGGGCAGGTGCTGCTCAGATCGCGCAGTATTTGGGATCAGGAACTTCCAATTCCCGAGGCAACTGACGAGCCCGGTCCGCGCCGTGGACAAGCAATCGGGCCAGAGGGTCAAACACTGCGGATCGTCGCCCGTGATGTGACCCTGCCGGGCGCCTCAAGAGAATTTACATTCATCGTTGCAGGTGCCGTGGATGACATCGAGCGCGAGACAGAAGCGTTCAATGGCACTATTGCATTTGCTGTCGGCATTCTGCTCGTTGGCCTTATTGGAGCTCTGCTCATCCAGGTACGCTATGGCCTGCGCCCATTACGATCCGTTGAAGAAGGTTTGACGGACATTCGCTCTGGCCGCGCTGAACGGTTGACCGGGGAACTCCCATCCGAAATTGCCCCTCTCGCGGATGAGATGAACAAGCTGCTGGATCACAATGCGCAGATAGTCGAGCGTGCCCGCACACATGTGGGCAATCTGGCGCATGCACTAAAGACACCCCTGAGCGTTCTCACCAATGAAGCCGGGTCACCGCATGCCGCTCAACCGGCTGATGCAAAAATGCTGGGCGATACTGTTCGCAGACAGACGGATCTGATGCGGCGGCAAGTCGATCATTATCTCGTCCGTGCGCGTGCCGCCGCGTCAGGCAGTGTGCTCGGCGCGCGCGCATCAGTGGCGTCTGTGAGTGATGACCTTGTGCGAACGCTCAAGCGTATTCATCGGGATCGCGACTACCACGTGACAGTCGAGTGTCCTGAGGACCTGGATTTTCGTGGTGAGCGCCAGGATCTGGAGGAGTTGCTCGGCAACCTCCTAGATAACGCATTCAAATGGGCCGACGGTCGCATTTCTGTTCATGCAGAACGTATTGCTGAGCAGGTGGTTATTACCGTTGAGGATGATGGGCCTGGCCTATCCGAAGAAGAGCGCGCCCGCGTCCTCAAACGCGGTGCACGGCTTGACGAGTCGGTCCCCGGATCAGGCCTTGGATTGTCCATCGTTGAGGACGTTGCCGGGCTTTATCAGGGCTCTTTCGAACTCGACGCATCGCCTTTAGGGGGCGTAAAAGCCAGGCTTTCCCTGCCTTTGGCGGCCTGA
- a CDS encoding glycine zipper 2TM domain-containing protein — MRSLKIAAVFAAALALGACQTGGGYGYGPKTVGGAVIGGVAGGLLGSQFGSGNGQLIATGVGTLLGAAVGGSAGQSLDRADALYAERAYSDSIYSQGPVQWRNPRSGHHGQFQSGPAHYNGGRQCKQIESTFYGPQGPYRDVATACRMPDGSWRTI, encoded by the coding sequence ATGCGAAGTCTCAAGATTGCAGCAGTTTTTGCAGCGGCATTGGCGCTTGGCGCCTGCCAGACCGGTGGTGGCTATGGATATGGTCCCAAGACAGTCGGTGGTGCCGTGATTGGTGGTGTGGCCGGCGGCTTGCTCGGTTCACAGTTCGGCTCCGGCAACGGTCAGCTGATCGCTACAGGCGTCGGCACACTTCTGGGCGCAGCGGTTGGCGGGTCGGCTGGTCAGAGCCTCGACCGTGCAGATGCACTTTATGCAGAACGCGCCTATTCGGACTCGATCTACAGCCAGGGCCCCGTTCAGTGGCGAAACCCACGTTCAGGCCACCACGGCCAGTTTCAGTCCGGCCCCGCTCACTACAATGGCGGCCGTCAATGCAAACAGATTGAAAGCACATTTTACGGACCGCAAGGCCCGTACCGTGATGTAGCAACGGCCTGCCGAATGCCTGATGGAAGCTGGCGCACTATTTAG
- a CDS encoding CaiB/BaiF CoA transferase family protein codes for MANSSTGPLDGVRVLDFGRYIAGPFCATLLADLGADVIRVERREGSEDRYVQPIVPGAAPGEGGEGSMFLQMNRNKKSITLDPMHADGQEIVARLVKTADVVVANLPPSTLQKMGLDLPSLQAHREDIILTTVSGFGRGGPDSEKTGFDGVFQAMSGAAHLSGFGDAPVKSYAAWVDFGTASFAALGTMAALMDRGKTGRGQMVEGALLGTALTYFNFHLIEQKLGGTDRVASGNRSQYAGPADAIETSDGWIFVQVIGDPLFKRWAKLMGEDTWLTDPRFKDDISRGNNGTVLSERTAAWAKDLSTQEALAALEAARIPAGPVLKPADVLENEHVNEVGFFEDVDFPGMPGTAPVVGFPVRMSDSTVGIRKRPPLLGEHTEEVLLSLGYSSGDIETLRTAGAI; via the coding sequence ATGGCGAACTCATCTACAGGGCCGCTCGACGGCGTGCGTGTTCTCGATTTTGGGCGCTATATTGCCGGCCCCTTCTGCGCAACACTCCTTGCAGACCTTGGCGCAGATGTCATTCGCGTTGAGCGCCGTGAGGGAAGCGAAGACAGATATGTGCAGCCTATCGTTCCCGGTGCCGCCCCTGGCGAAGGTGGCGAAGGGTCAATGTTCCTGCAGATGAACCGCAACAAAAAGAGCATTACACTCGACCCCATGCATGCGGATGGGCAGGAGATTGTCGCGCGGTTGGTGAAGACGGCTGATGTTGTGGTCGCCAATCTCCCACCGTCCACCCTCCAGAAAATGGGGCTGGATCTCCCATCGCTTCAGGCACATCGTGAGGACATTATCCTGACTACGGTGTCCGGTTTTGGCCGAGGCGGCCCGGACAGCGAGAAGACAGGCTTTGATGGTGTGTTTCAGGCCATGTCCGGTGCTGCGCATCTTTCCGGCTTTGGCGATGCACCTGTCAAAAGCTACGCGGCGTGGGTGGATTTCGGCACCGCCTCTTTTGCTGCATTGGGCACCATGGCGGCCTTGATGGACCGAGGGAAAACCGGTCGCGGGCAGATGGTGGAAGGGGCTCTCCTTGGCACCGCCCTCACCTACTTCAACTTTCATCTCATTGAGCAAAAGCTGGGTGGCACCGACCGAGTCGCAAGTGGCAATCGCAGTCAGTATGCGGGTCCGGCTGACGCAATCGAAACCAGTGACGGCTGGATTTTTGTGCAGGTCATCGGTGACCCGCTCTTCAAGCGATGGGCGAAACTGATGGGTGAAGATACCTGGCTGACCGACCCGCGCTTCAAGGACGACATCTCTCGAGGCAATAACGGCACTGTGCTGAGTGAGCGCACTGCGGCATGGGCCAAAGACCTGTCTACGCAGGAAGCGCTGGCGGCCCTTGAGGCAGCCCGTATCCCGGCAGGGCCTGTCTTGAAGCCCGCAGACGTTTTGGAAAACGAACATGTCAATGAAGTCGGTTTCTTTGAAGATGTCGATTTTCCCGGGATGCCGGGCACGGCCCCCGTCGTCGGCTTTCCGGTGCGGATGTCGGACAGCACAGTTGGCATTCGCAAGCGTCCGCCCCTGTTAGGGGAGCATACCGAGGAGGTTCTGCTGTCTCTTGGCTATAGTTCTGGCGACATTGAAACGCTCCGCACGGCAGGCGCGATCTAG
- a CDS encoding response regulator transcription factor, whose translation MRVLVVEDDVDISRQLVTVLTDAGYAVDSAADGEEGHFLGETEPYDAILLDLGLPALDGVTVLERWRRAGIKTPVLILTARDRWSDKVAGFDAGADDYVAKPFYVEEVLARLRALVRRAAGHATSDLECGPLRLDTRAARVSIDGNPIKLTALEYRLLAYLMMHKGRVVSRTELVEHLYDQDFDRDSNTIEVFVGRVRKKLGVNLIQTVRGLGYCLAQPEDAA comes from the coding sequence ATGCGCGTTCTAGTGGTTGAAGACGATGTGGATATCTCCCGCCAGTTGGTCACTGTACTGACAGATGCCGGTTATGCAGTGGACTCCGCTGCTGACGGTGAGGAGGGTCACTTCCTTGGTGAGACCGAGCCGTACGATGCCATTTTGCTGGACCTTGGTCTGCCGGCCCTTGATGGTGTGACCGTTCTTGAACGCTGGCGCCGTGCCGGCATCAAGACACCAGTCCTTATTCTCACAGCGCGTGACCGCTGGAGCGACAAGGTTGCAGGCTTTGACGCCGGCGCCGATGATTATGTTGCCAAGCCGTTTTACGTCGAAGAAGTGCTTGCACGCCTCCGTGCCCTGGTGCGCCGGGCGGCGGGTCATGCGACGTCTGACCTCGAGTGTGGACCTCTGCGGCTCGACACGCGGGCTGCGCGCGTCTCCATTGATGGCAATCCCATCAAGCTGACGGCGCTTGAATACCGCCTGCTGGCCTATTTGATGATGCACAAAGGACGGGTTGTGTCTCGCACCGAGCTGGTGGAGCATCTCTATGATCAGGACTTCGATCGTGATTCCAATACGATTGAGGTATTTGTAGGCCGTGTTCGGAAAAAGCTTGGCGTCAATCTTATCCAGACTGTCAGAGGCCTTGGCTATTGCCTCGCTCAGCCGGAAGATGCGGCCTAA
- a CDS encoding acylase — translation MSRLRLAGLVLVLLFVVGIAALFAFGLRVNFGAAEPDYEALAAPASNYDVEIIRDKFGVPHIYGQRDADVVFGLAYAQAEDDWATMQEIVVAARGNLAQQRGADAAVTDYLVHLLRVWPTTNAGYPDLPQNIREIAEAYAHGTNLWASEHPDEVWDGVLPVTGEDVIAGFVFKTPFFYGLDGVFKELFEETRSKEISLGPDNAFLWTETPKYPIGSNAIAVAPSRSTDGHTRLLINSHQPFAGPVAWYEARLKSEEGLDIAGGVFPGAPVILHGHNRNLGWANTVNKPDLADVYVLDVNPDNPNQYRLDGEWRDMEASVATIKVKLFGPLEWHAQRDVKYSEHGPVLETEHGVYAVRYAGMGETRQLVQYHSLNRANNLEEWLDAMRLQALPSINYVYGDKDGNIAYIYNAQMPKRIDGWDWQKYLPGDRSELIWSEYHDFDALPQLINPPSGFVFNANNTPFEATDDADDLRPESFPVTMGIETQMTNRGYRGLELLRPDTQISAEEFKDYKFDKTYSKDSELAKLIEVWLAEDFSGEPDMEAAQKLLADFDMSADMNDRNAAVAVLAGEPVVWAQIQGTPMPDTIQSLRDTVAHLMEHWGRLDVPWGEVNRIRRGDIDLPLGGGPDLLRAVYARLPQDDGRLVAQGGDTMIYIADWAPDGSLKSESIHQFGSATLDETSPHYADQTPLYATEQFREIPWDREALEAEATRTYKPGQ, via the coding sequence ATGTCCCGCTTGCGCCTTGCCGGTCTTGTACTTGTCCTTTTGTTCGTTGTGGGTATCGCGGCGCTCTTTGCCTTTGGCCTGCGTGTCAATTTCGGGGCTGCGGAGCCGGACTATGAGGCACTGGCCGCTCCCGCAAGCAACTATGACGTAGAGATCATTCGCGACAAATTTGGCGTCCCTCACATCTATGGCCAACGTGACGCGGATGTTGTTTTCGGTCTCGCTTATGCTCAGGCGGAAGATGACTGGGCGACGATGCAGGAAATCGTGGTGGCCGCACGCGGTAACCTGGCCCAGCAACGCGGTGCCGATGCGGCCGTGACAGACTATCTGGTTCACCTGCTGCGCGTGTGGCCAACAACCAACGCAGGATACCCCGACCTCCCACAGAACATTCGCGAGATTGCAGAAGCCTATGCCCACGGCACCAACCTTTGGGCTTCGGAACATCCCGATGAGGTTTGGGACGGTGTTCTGCCTGTTACGGGAGAGGATGTGATTGCCGGCTTCGTTTTCAAAACGCCGTTCTTTTATGGACTTGATGGCGTGTTCAAGGAGTTGTTTGAGGAGACGCGTTCAAAGGAAATTTCACTTGGGCCGGACAACGCCTTTCTGTGGACAGAAACACCAAAATACCCAATCGGCTCCAATGCCATTGCCGTTGCACCATCGCGCTCAACCGACGGGCACACCCGCCTGTTGATCAACTCGCACCAGCCTTTCGCTGGGCCTGTCGCCTGGTACGAGGCGCGCCTCAAGTCTGAGGAAGGCCTGGACATCGCCGGCGGTGTGTTCCCCGGAGCGCCGGTCATTCTACACGGGCATAACCGCAATCTCGGCTGGGCCAACACCGTCAACAAGCCCGACCTCGCGGACGTGTACGTGCTGGACGTGAACCCGGACAACCCCAATCAATATCGGCTTGATGGAGAATGGCGCGACATGGAGGCGTCCGTCGCCACAATCAAAGTGAAACTGTTCGGACCCCTTGAGTGGCATGCACAGCGGGACGTGAAATACTCAGAACACGGACCGGTTCTGGAAACAGAGCATGGGGTTTATGCAGTTCGCTATGCGGGCATGGGAGAAACCCGGCAACTGGTTCAGTACCATTCGCTTAACCGGGCAAATAATCTGGAGGAATGGCTGGATGCCATGCGCCTGCAGGCTCTGCCAAGCATCAATTATGTGTATGGAGATAAGGATGGGAACATCGCTTACATCTACAACGCTCAGATGCCCAAGCGGATTGATGGATGGGATTGGCAAAAATATCTGCCCGGTGACCGATCTGAGCTGATCTGGAGCGAGTACCACGATTTTGATGCCTTGCCGCAGTTAATCAATCCGCCAAGCGGTTTTGTGTTCAATGCGAACAACACGCCATTTGAAGCTACCGATGACGCCGACGACCTGCGCCCGGAAAGCTTTCCGGTCACCATGGGTATCGAGACACAGATGACCAATCGCGGTTACCGCGGCCTGGAATTGCTGCGGCCGGACACACAGATTTCCGCAGAAGAATTCAAAGACTACAAGTTCGACAAGACTTATTCGAAGGACAGTGAGCTCGCGAAGCTCATTGAGGTGTGGCTGGCGGAAGACTTTTCCGGTGAGCCGGATATGGAAGCAGCACAAAAACTCCTGGCGGACTTCGACATGAGTGCGGATATGAACGACAGGAATGCGGCTGTGGCGGTGCTCGCCGGTGAACCAGTGGTCTGGGCGCAAATTCAAGGCACGCCCATGCCAGATACCATCCAGTCGCTTCGCGATACTGTGGCCCATCTCATGGAACACTGGGGTCGTCTCGACGTCCCGTGGGGCGAGGTCAATCGCATCCGGCGCGGGGATATTGATTTGCCGCTTGGAGGCGGGCCGGATCTCCTGCGCGCTGTATACGCACGCCTGCCCCAGGACGATGGGCGGCTGGTCGCACAGGGCGGTGACACGATGATTTACATTGCAGACTGGGCCCCTGACGGATCGCTTAAGAGCGAGAGCATTCACCAGTTCGGGTCGGCAACGCTTGACGAAACAAGCCCGCATTACGCCGACCAGACCCCACTCTACGCGACGGAGCAATTCCGCGAGATACCTTGGGATCGGGAGGCGCTGGAAGCAGAGGCGACACGGACCTACAAGCCGGGGCAGTAG
- a CDS encoding CoA transferase, which translates to MAGDAFRQVMRHAGEVAGQPLSVNFAGEDPVYPSCIRAADAAAGALGAASAMAQEVGADRGLPRQSVTVSTRAAAASLLGFLHMRVGGNMVLPPSMANPTIGIYRAGCGRYIHLHGGFPHLRDGILRLLDCENDETSVADAVSKWDAVALEDALAYMNLCGAAVRTRTEWADHQQGQLLAAAPLVDLVRIGDAPAQELPPSPQRPLEKLRVLDLTRVLAGPTCGRTLASHGADVLRLGAAHLPTIEPFVMDTGHGKRFATLDFGIKEDAETLKDLAGKASIFVQGYRPGAFERHGLGPLHLAELRPGIIYVSVSCYGHDGPMSSRAGWEQLAQSASGMARLHSDETVASGEDPTLFPAAATDYTTGYLAAFGALAALRRQQREGGSWHVRVSLSRTAMWMMDLGAVDHRKAVPITEEDLGDMRDTRDTPFGEMQFLRPADMLSHTPPFWELPPSPMGSSNPAWR; encoded by the coding sequence GTGGCAGGTGATGCATTTCGGCAGGTGATGCGCCATGCAGGTGAAGTGGCTGGTCAGCCCCTGTCTGTAAATTTTGCCGGCGAAGATCCGGTTTATCCATCCTGCATACGAGCCGCGGATGCCGCCGCTGGCGCGCTTGGTGCAGCATCAGCCATGGCACAGGAAGTTGGCGCTGACCGTGGATTGCCCCGTCAGTCCGTAACTGTAAGCACGCGAGCGGCTGCAGCGTCTCTTCTGGGTTTCCTGCATATGCGTGTTGGTGGAAACATGGTGTTGCCACCATCAATGGCCAATCCGACCATCGGCATCTACCGCGCTGGATGTGGTCGGTACATTCATCTCCATGGCGGCTTCCCACATCTGCGCGATGGCATTCTACGATTGCTTGACTGTGAGAACGATGAGACCTCGGTAGCTGACGCGGTCAGCAAGTGGGACGCGGTGGCGCTGGAGGACGCGCTCGCCTACATGAATCTGTGTGGGGCAGCCGTCCGCACGCGCACTGAGTGGGCAGACCATCAGCAAGGCCAACTTCTTGCTGCCGCACCATTGGTGGACCTGGTGCGCATCGGTGACGCACCTGCTCAGGAGCTACCTCCCTCACCGCAGCGCCCGTTGGAAAAGCTGCGTGTCCTCGATTTAACCCGAGTGTTGGCAGGCCCCACCTGTGGTCGAACCCTGGCGTCCCATGGAGCGGATGTACTGAGACTGGGCGCTGCTCATCTGCCAACGATCGAACCGTTTGTTATGGACACGGGTCACGGCAAACGGTTTGCGACACTGGACTTTGGCATCAAGGAAGATGCCGAGACACTCAAGGACCTGGCCGGGAAAGCAAGCATCTTTGTACAGGGATACCGCCCCGGCGCATTTGAGCGGCATGGTCTTGGCCCGCTGCATCTTGCCGAACTGCGCCCCGGCATCATCTATGTGTCTGTCAGTTGCTACGGCCATGATGGCCCGATGTCATCTCGCGCGGGATGGGAACAACTGGCTCAGAGTGCATCCGGCATGGCGCGCCTGCACTCGGATGAGACTGTGGCGTCCGGAGAGGACCCAACATTGTTTCCAGCCGCCGCAACAGACTACACAACCGGGTATCTGGCGGCATTTGGCGCACTGGCCGCCCTACGCCGCCAGCAGCGCGAAGGCGGCAGTTGGCATGTCCGCGTTTCACTGTCGCGCACGGCGATGTGGATGATGGATTTGGGTGCAGTTGACCATCGCAAGGCCGTGCCAATTACCGAAGAAGACTTGGGCGACATGAGGGATACGCGCGACACGCCGTTCGGTGAGATGCAATTCTTGCGGCCAGCAGACATGCTCAGTCACACGCCACCCTTCTGGGAGTTGCCTCCGTCACCAATGGGCAGCAGTAACCCGGCATGGCGATAG
- a CDS encoding D-cysteine desulfhydrase family protein, whose product MTDHFDTIDRLDLVGPPTALQEMPRLRAALESMGVECPRLLVKREDLTQTAGGGNKVRKLEYLLADAKAKGADTIITAGALQSNHVRQTAGACAKLGLECVGLLFKTVPNEAAAYEQSGNVLLDGIFGAQIRTYPATANGRQVLDEVLTEMNAAGKTPYIVPVGGSNEIGCLAYVRVVREMLDQVGPDMSIDHIIVANGSAGTHAGLAAGTALFAPGTKVRGISVLNSDADKVRETTAALASATVALASPEKAVSISATDIVLHDGFLGEGYGMPTPEMAAAVRLVARTEGLLLDPVYSGKAMAGLIGLIQTGAFSRDETVVFIATGGSPGLFAYIESFNGALAEIEATST is encoded by the coding sequence ATGACTGATCATTTCGATACCATCGATCGCCTGGACCTTGTGGGTCCGCCAACAGCCCTGCAGGAAATGCCGCGCCTTAGAGCTGCACTCGAGTCGATGGGTGTGGAGTGCCCTCGCTTGCTGGTGAAGCGTGAAGACCTTACGCAAACGGCCGGCGGCGGCAACAAGGTCCGCAAGCTTGAGTATCTTCTGGCAGATGCAAAGGCCAAGGGTGCGGACACGATCATCACAGCCGGGGCATTACAATCTAACCATGTGCGGCAAACAGCCGGTGCCTGCGCGAAACTGGGACTGGAATGTGTAGGTCTCTTGTTCAAAACCGTGCCCAATGAAGCGGCTGCCTATGAACAGTCTGGCAACGTGCTTCTTGATGGCATTTTCGGAGCACAAATACGGACCTACCCGGCAACGGCCAATGGACGTCAGGTACTTGATGAGGTGCTCACTGAAATGAATGCGGCGGGAAAAACGCCGTACATTGTGCCGGTTGGTGGCTCAAATGAAATCGGTTGCCTCGCATATGTTCGTGTTGTTCGCGAGATGCTGGATCAGGTGGGTCCCGACATGTCTATCGACCACATCATTGTTGCCAACGGCTCCGCCGGCACACATGCGGGACTGGCTGCGGGCACGGCATTGTTCGCACCAGGCACCAAGGTCCGAGGAATTTCTGTTCTCAATTCGGACGCTGACAAGGTGCGCGAAACGACGGCCGCTCTCGCAAGTGCAACCGTCGCGCTGGCGTCTCCGGAAAAAGCGGTGTCCATTTCAGCTACCGACATTGTGCTGCATGACGGATTTCTGGGTGAAGGCTATGGCATGCCAACGCCTGAGATGGCCGCAGCTGTGCGGCTCGTTGCGCGCACAGAAGGCTTGCTGCTTGACCCGGTTTATAGCGGCAAAGCCATGGCGGGACTGATTGGCTTGATTCAAACAGGTGCGTTCTCACGCGATGAGACAGTCGTCTTCATCGCGACCGGCGGGTCACCGGGACTTTTTGCCTACATCGAAAGTTTCAATGGAGCTCTGGCTGAAATTGAGGCCACATCAACCTGA
- a CDS encoding YhjD/YihY/BrkB family envelope integrity protein → MTPGQLLDRGRHFIWDAQLDSAPWWKRQMQNLLRIGGVLIRDFSVGTLNLHAMSLVYTTLLALIPALAIVFSVLKGFGVDRELEVFLTDFLAPLGAQGVEIRDTILEFVAQVNIGLLGSVGIAVLIYTGVSLLQKVEAALNEIWQVRRLRPLARRFSDLVSMLLVGPVLLVVAMGLMASVAGTAAISEIGGDPVRVLLAEISRIVPYVLVVFVFMVIYMVLPNTKVNLTSAFIGALVAGIAWNVAGWAFASFVVTSARYAVIYSAFASLIVFMFWMYVGWLILLAGAGIAFYHQNPAYLTRSAIYRLSIESRERLALDIGHLVASSFERGEKPWTAQRIARMMRLPLPPVERVIAFLMNDGLLIETSSESPGLVPGRPIDRITVDEWLTVVRRGAEGHAQLELRQGADVIEDDDKLTPLVQRLEDARAQALEGITLRDLVSTRQLEKTIEADKIASVG, encoded by the coding sequence ATGACACCAGGACAACTTCTTGATCGAGGTCGTCATTTTATCTGGGACGCCCAACTGGACTCCGCTCCCTGGTGGAAGCGCCAGATGCAGAACCTGTTGCGAATTGGCGGTGTGCTGATCCGGGATTTCTCGGTTGGAACGCTCAACCTCCATGCCATGAGCCTCGTTTACACAACACTCCTGGCACTCATTCCCGCACTCGCAATTGTGTTTTCGGTGCTGAAGGGATTTGGTGTTGATCGAGAGCTTGAAGTTTTTCTCACGGATTTCCTGGCGCCTTTGGGTGCGCAGGGCGTGGAAATACGGGACACAATTCTCGAGTTCGTCGCTCAGGTGAATATCGGACTGTTGGGGTCAGTCGGTATCGCGGTCCTGATCTATACCGGTGTGTCATTGCTCCAAAAAGTCGAAGCCGCTCTCAATGAGATCTGGCAGGTCCGCCGTCTGCGCCCCCTCGCGCGACGTTTTTCCGACCTGGTAAGCATGTTGCTGGTCGGACCGGTTCTGCTTGTTGTCGCCATGGGACTTATGGCCAGCGTCGCCGGCACAGCCGCCATCAGCGAGATTGGCGGGGACCCCGTCAGGGTTTTGCTGGCTGAGATTTCACGCATTGTTCCATACGTACTGGTCGTCTTTGTTTTTATGGTCATCTACATGGTGCTGCCAAACACCAAGGTGAACCTCACCTCGGCCTTCATTGGCGCGCTGGTGGCTGGCATCGCGTGGAACGTGGCGGGCTGGGCGTTTGCTTCTTTCGTTGTTACGTCCGCCAGATACGCCGTTATTTATTCGGCCTTCGCATCCCTGATTGTTTTCATGTTCTGGATGTATGTGGGCTGGCTCATCCTGCTGGCTGGCGCCGGCATTGCGTTCTACCATCAGAACCCCGCCTATCTGACACGCAGTGCCATCTATCGCCTGTCCATTGAGTCACGCGAACGCCTTGCGCTGGACATCGGCCACCTTGTCGCGTCGTCATTTGAACGTGGCGAGAAGCCTTGGACCGCGCAACGGATCGCCCGGATGATGCGGCTTCCACTGCCGCCCGTCGAACGCGTCATTGCGTTTTTGATGAACGATGGCCTGCTTATTGAAACCAGCAGCGAGTCGCCAGGTCTTGTACCGGGCCGGCCGATTGACCGGATCACCGTTGACGAATGGCTGACTGTTGTGCGCCGTGGTGCGGAGGGGCATGCGCAACTGGAACTGCGCCAGGGTGCTGACGTCATAGAAGACGATGACAAGCTGACACCGCTCGTCCAACGTCTGGAAGACGCAAGAGCGCAGGCGTTGGAGGGGATTACCCTTCGCGACCTGGTGTCGACACGGCAGTTGGAAAAGACCATCGAAGCCGACAAAATTGCATCCGTTGGCTAG